A single Vigna radiata var. radiata cultivar VC1973A chromosome 8, Vradiata_ver6, whole genome shotgun sequence DNA region contains:
- the LOC106772445 gene encoding UDP-glucuronic acid decarboxylase 1, producing the protein MKQLHKQPSLNHRREEEMGSSETSPYSPKSIKHTRSLPRSINYLLREQRLLFILVGILIGSTFFIIQPTLSRLGPPESHNFLPRSGLTRLSGPHTGRVPVGITGRRPRIVVTGGAGFVGSHLVDKLIARGDDVIVIDNFFTGRKENLVHLFGNPRFELIRHDVVEPILLEVDQIYHLACPASPVHYKYNPVKTIKTNVMGTLNMLGLAKRIGARFLLTSTSEVYGDPLEHPQKETYWGNVNPIGERSCYDEGKRTAETLAMDYHRGAGVEVRIARIFNTYGPRMCLDDGRVVSNFVAQAIRKQPLTVYGDGKQTRSFQYVSDLVNGLVALMEGEHVGPFNLGNPGEFTMLELAEVVKETIDSSATIEYKPNTADDPHMRKPDISKAKELLNWEPKVPLREGLPLMVNDFRNRILNEDEGKGMK; encoded by the exons ATGAAACAGCTTCACAAGCAACCCAGTCTGAATCACAGAAGGGAGGAAGAGATGGGGAGCAGTGAGACCTCACCCTACTCCCCCAAATCCATCAAGCACACCAGATCCCTCCCCAGATCCATCAACTATCTCCTCAGAGAGCAGCGTCTTTTGTTCATCCTCGTCGGGATTCTCATCGGCTCCACGTTTTTCATCATCCAGCCCACGCTCTCCCGCTTAGGCCCACCCGAGTCCCATAACTTCCTTCCCCGCTCTGGCCTCACTCGATTATCCGGGCCCCACACGGGCCGGGTCCCCGTCGGGATCACCGGCCGAAGGCCGCGGATCGTCGTCACCGGCGGCGCGGGCTTCGTCGGGAGCCACCTCGTCGACAAGCTCATCGCGCGTGGGGACGATGTCATCGTCATTGACAATTTCTTCACCGGGAGAAAGGAGAACCTGGTGCACCTCTTCGGCAACCCTAGGTTCGAGCTAATTCGCCATGACGTCGTTGAACCGATTCTCCTCGAGGTGGATCAGATCTACCACCTCGCGTGTCCCGCTTCGCCGGTGCATTACAAGTACAACCCCGTCAAGACCATC AAGACGAATGTGATGGGGACGCTTAACATGTTGGGCCTTGCGAAGAGAATTGGGGCTAGGTTTCTGCTTACTAGCACCAGTGAGGTCTACGGTGATCCGCTGGAGCATCCTCAGAAGGAGACTTACTGGGGAAATGTCAATCCAATAG GTGAGAGGAGTTGTTACGATGAAGGGAAGCGGACTGCGGAGACTTTGGCCATGGATTATCATCGAGGTGCTGGCGTTGAG GTTCGTATTGCCCGAATTTTCAATACATATGGACCCCGGATGTGTTTGGACGATGGTCGTGTCGTTAGCAATTTTGTTGCACAG GCTATTCGTAAGCAACCATTGACTGTATATGGTGATGGGAAGCAAACAAGAAGTTTCCAATATGTCTCTGATTTG GTTAATGGGCTGGTGGCTTTAATGGAAGGTGAACACGTGGGACCTTTCAACCTGGGTAACCCAGGGGAGTTTACCATGTTAGAGCTTGCAGAG GTTGTTAAGGAAACAATTGATTCCAGTGCTACAATAGAATACAAGCCAAACACTGCTGATGATCCACATATGAGGAAACCAGATATTAGCAAAGCGAAGGAACTGCTGAACTGGGAGCCAAAAGTCCCACTTAGAGAAGGGTTGCCTCTCATGGTTAATGATTTCCGAAATCGGATTCTGAACGAAGACGAAGGTAAAGGGATGAAATAA